CCACAACCTCGGCACCTGCCGCATGAGCGAACGGCCCGAGGACGGCGTGGTGGACAAGTGGGGCCGGGCGCACGACGTGCCGAACCTGTTCATCTCCGACGGCTCGCAGTTCACCACCGGCGCCGCCGCGAACCCGACCCTGACGATCGTGGCGCTCGCGATCCGCCAGGCCGAGTACCTCGTGGAGGCGCTGCGCACCGGGGACGTGTGAGCACAGGAGCGTGAGCCGGGAGGGTCCGGACGGCCGACGGGGCCGCCGGACCCTCCCGGTCGCGCGGGGGCCGCGCCCTCCCGGTCAGACGCTGCTGGCCGGCCAGACGTTGCCGCCTGGTCAGACGTTGCCGGCCGGTCACACGTTGACGGTGACGTCCCCGGCCTCGCGCAGCTGGGCGGCGAGGGTCGCCGCCGCCTCGTTCTGCTGCTGGAGGGTCGCCTGCTGGGCCAGCTGGTCCCGCAGCTCCTCGAAGCTCGGCATCTCCTCCTCGGCGACGCCCGCCTGGGTCTGCTGCTCGACGAGGGCGTCGTACTGGGCGCGCAGCTCGTCCTCGGTCGGCTCGGTGAGGTCGGCCTCCTGCGCGATGTACTCGGTGATCTCGTACTGGGTGGCGGCGTCCGCTCGGACCTGCTCCTCGCTCACACCCTGCGCGGCGAGGGTCTGGACGACCTCCTCGCCGGAGCCGAGTCCGGCTTGCTGGGCGATCTGCTCGAGCATCTGGTCGATGTCGTCCTCGCCGGCTTCGATGCCGGCATCGGCCGCGCCCTGCTGCAGCAGGGTGTTGTCCACCATCTGCTCGGCGACCTGGGTGCGCAGCGCGGCCTCGTCGACCGGCTCCCCGCCCTGCTGGGCCTGCAGGGACAGCTGCTGGTACTGGCCCTGGTAGACCGGGACGAAGTCGTCCTTGGTGATGTCCTCGCCGTTGACCGTCGCGACGACGTCGGGGACGTCGCTGACGTCCGCCTCGGCCGCCTGCTGGGTCCCGTCGGCCGCAGTCCCGTCGGCGGCGCTTCCGTCGCTCGTGCCTCCGTCGGCCGACGAGCCGCCGGCGTCGGAGGCGGCCCGGGCCGCCTCGCCGCCGCCGTCGCTCGCGCCCGACGAGCCGGCGTCCTGCCCGCTGCAGGCGGTCAGGCCGAGCGCGGCGGTGAGGGTGAGCGCGGCGAGGGCGCGCCGCAGGGTCGAGGTGCTGGGGACCTTCACTGTGCCTCCTTAGGTCGATGGCCCGGGCGACGGTACGCGCCGCGCCCGGACGACGCGAGGAGGGAACACCCAGGTCCGGCACGGGAATCCGCGTTCCCGGAGCGCACAGCGGGGGAGAGGGGACCGGCCCAGGCCGAGACCGGGATCACGTCGGCCGACGAGGCGCCCCGTCCGCGCCCGTCGGCCGCGCCCGTTGGTCGCGCCCGCCGGTCCCCCGCCTCCCGCCCTCTCAGTCGAGGTGCGCGAGGGCGTGGACGACCATCGCGTCGCGCACGAAGGGTGCGAGGGCGCGGCCGTCGACCGTGAACGTGCGGCTGAAGCGCTCGTCGGCGACGTACATGTCGCCGAGCCCCACGAAAGCGTCCGCTCCCGGGGAGCGCCCGCCCCAGCCCGCGGCGACCCAGGCGTGCAGGCGCGCGGTGAGGGTCTGCACCTCCTCGTCCTCCGGGGCGAGGCCGCGCTTCTCGGCGTCGGCGAAGCCGCCCAGCA
This genomic interval from Brachybacterium aquaticum contains the following:
- a CDS encoding SurA N-terminal domain-containing protein encodes the protein MKVPSTSTLRRALAALTLTAALGLTACSGQDAGSSGASDGGGEAARAASDAGGSSADGGTSDGSAADGTAADGTQQAAEADVSDVPDVVATVNGEDITKDDFVPVYQGQYQQLSLQAQQGGEPVDEAALRTQVAEQMVDNTLLQQGAADAGIEAGEDDIDQMLEQIAQQAGLGSGEEVVQTLAAQGVSEEQVRADAATQYEITEYIAQEADLTEPTEDELRAQYDALVEQQTQAGVAEEEMPSFEELRDQLAQQATLQQQNEAAATLAAQLREAGDVTVNV